The Exiguobacterium acetylicum genome includes a window with the following:
- a CDS encoding DUF916 and DUF3324 domain-containing protein: protein MKRWGICFLVALFYGLLAWIIPSASFAEDRVNFSIEAVPNDYQVDSGVSYFDLRMTAKQKTNIQVRIFNHGPEDHTFLTSIRNATTNDNGLIVYDQKKPVPLAPTSLTDLIQPNTKSTFIKGGESKVVSLPLEIVNDLDGTLLAGVRVEKKPEKETAEKNTIGIQNRHSYIIGLKVRSSIKELAPEITYEGVEAKSSFSRPTVFVKLANQVPTISQPMKFEAVVTQGKKVVVRKETEIRFAPSIYMKTPIETTGILEPGTYQIRIRVEGEEKTWKWKDSFKITKRQADQMKEQMPEREIEENSNSFVGEWSKELMIASTLIIFLLIGYIYRLKKQQRQT, encoded by the coding sequence ATGAAACGATGGGGAATCTGTTTTCTTGTGGCATTATTTTACGGGCTGCTCGCTTGGATAATACCATCTGCTAGCTTCGCGGAAGATCGCGTCAACTTTTCGATTGAAGCCGTTCCGAATGACTATCAAGTCGATTCGGGTGTCTCGTACTTTGATTTACGTATGACAGCGAAACAAAAAACGAATATTCAAGTTCGAATTTTCAATCATGGACCGGAGGATCATACGTTTTTGACATCAATCCGGAATGCGACGACGAACGATAATGGTTTGATTGTTTATGATCAAAAGAAACCTGTCCCGTTAGCTCCGACTTCCTTGACGGATCTCATCCAACCAAACACGAAATCAACGTTCATTAAAGGAGGCGAATCGAAAGTCGTTTCTTTACCACTTGAGATCGTGAACGATTTAGACGGTACCTTGTTAGCTGGTGTTCGGGTCGAGAAGAAACCAGAAAAAGAAACAGCTGAAAAAAATACAATCGGTATTCAAAATCGTCACTCTTACATCATCGGTTTGAAAGTTCGATCTTCGATTAAAGAACTGGCGCCCGAGATTACGTACGAAGGGGTAGAGGCAAAATCGTCTTTTTCTAGACCAACCGTCTTTGTTAAGCTAGCCAATCAGGTACCAACGATCAGTCAGCCAATGAAATTCGAAGCCGTCGTTACGCAAGGCAAAAAAGTCGTCGTTCGTAAAGAAACGGAGATTCGATTTGCCCCATCGATTTATATGAAAACACCAATCGAAACGACGGGAATTTTAGAACCGGGAACCTATCAAATTCGTATCCGTGTTGAGGGAGAAGAAAAGACATGGAAGTGGAAAGACAGCTTTAAGATCACGAAGCGTCAAGCAGACCAAATGAAAGAACAGATGCCTGAGCGAGAGATTGAGGAAAACTCCAACTCTTTCGTCGGCGAATGGTCGAAAGAACTCATGATTGCCTCGACGTTAATTATTTTCTTATTAATCGGCTACATTTACCGGCTAAAAAAACAACAGCGTCAGACATGA